ATTTGCAGCAGATCACACGGAAAGCAAAAGATGACGGCAAAGTCCCGGAAGGCAAGCATCTCATTTTTGCCAGCACTCCAAGCTTTGTCGGGTCGCACATTACCGGTTACGCCAATATGGTGACGGGTATTGCTACACAATTTGCCGTCTCAAGCGGAGTGAAAAAGCGCCAGTTCAATATTATTGCCGGCTGGATGGAACCTTCCGACATGCGCGAAATCAAACGCCTGACGAAAGAGCTTGGCGTCAAGATTGTCCTGTTCCCCGACACCTCGGATGTGCTTGATGCACCGCAGACCGGCAAGCATGAATTTTATCCGAAAGGGGGCACAACAGTGGCAGAGTTGGTGAGCGCTGGCGACAGCCTCTCCTCCCTTGCGCTTGGAAGCATCAGTGCAGAACCGGCGGCTATCGCTCTCGAAAAGAGCTGCAAAGTGCCGTTCGAAACGCTCGATATGCCCATCGGTCTCTCTGCAACCGACCGCTTTATCATGACGCTCAGCCAGCTCGCCGGGGTAAAGGTACCTGATGAGATCACTGCTGAAAGGGGACGTCTTGTCGATGTTATGGCCGACATGGAACAGTACCTGTACGGCAAACGAGTCGCGCTTTTCGGCGATCCGGATCAGTTGCTTCCGCTTACCGAGTTCCTGCTCGATCTGAACATGAAACCCGTTCATATCGTCAGCGGCACACCCGGTCAGCGTTTTGAGAAACAGATGCGCCTGCTGCTTGATGCACGGTCACCGGAAACAAACTTCCGCAACGGTCTTCAGGCAGATATGTTCCTGCTGCACCAGTGGATGAAAAATGAACCGGTTGACCTGCTGATCGGCAACACGTATGGCAAGTACATGGCACGTGACGAAGATGTTCCTTTTATCAGGTTCGGATTCCCGATTCTCGATCGTATCGGCCACAGCTACTTCCCGAATGTCGGCTACAGCGGTGGACTGAGACTGCTCGAAAAACTGCTCAACGCTCTCATGGATCGCCAGGATCGTGATGCTCTTG
The DNA window shown above is from Pelodictyon phaeoclathratiforme BU-1 and carries:
- the nifK gene encoding nitrogenase molybdenum-iron protein subunit beta; this translates as MLLRHTSKEVKEREGLTINPAKTCQPIGAMYAALGIHGCLPHSHGSQGCCSYHRSTLTRHYKEPVMAATSSFTEGASVFGGQANLLAAIETIFSVYDPDIIAVHSTCLSETIGDDLQQITRKAKDDGKVPEGKHLIFASTPSFVGSHITGYANMVTGIATQFAVSSGVKKRQFNIIAGWMEPSDMREIKRLTKELGVKIVLFPDTSDVLDAPQTGKHEFYPKGGTTVAELVSAGDSLSSLALGSISAEPAAIALEKSCKVPFETLDMPIGLSATDRFIMTLSQLAGVKVPDEITAERGRLVDVMADMEQYLYGKRVALFGDPDQLLPLTEFLLDLNMKPVHIVSGTPGQRFEKQMRLLLDARSPETNFRNGLQADMFLLHQWMKNEPVDLLIGNTYGKYMARDEDVPFIRFGFPILDRIGHSYFPNVGYSGGLRLLEKLLNALMDRQDRDALEEKFELVM